Below is a genomic region from Sebastes umbrosus isolate fSebUmb1 chromosome 20, fSebUmb1.pri, whole genome shotgun sequence.
caGGTAAACAGGAGGTCAGAGTCTGTCaggtaaacaggaagtcagtcaggtaaacaggaagtcagtcaggtaaacaggaagtcagagtCTGTCAGGTAAACAGGAAGTCTGTCAGAGTCCGTCAGGTTAACAGGAAGTCTGTCAGGTAAACAGGAAGTCTGTCAGAGTCCGTCAGGTGAACAGGAAGTCTGTCAGGTAAATAGGAAGTTAGAGTCTGTCAGGTAAACAGGAAGTCTGTCAGAGTCTGTCAGGTAGACAGGAAGTCTGTCAGAGTCCGTCAGGTAAACAGGAAGTCTGTCAGAGTCTGTCaggtaaacaggaagtcagtcaggtaaacaggaagtcagtcaggtaaacaggaagtcagagtCTGTCAGGTAAACAGGAAGTCTGTCAGAGTCCGTCAGGTTAACAGGAAGTCTGTCAGGTAAACAGGAAATCAGAGTTTGTCAGGTGAACAGGAAGTCTGTTaggtaaacaggaagtcagagtCTGTCAGGTAAACAGGAAGTCTGTCAGAGTCTGTCAGGTAGACAGGAAGTCTGTCAGAGTCTGTCAGGTAGACAGGaagtctgtcagtctgtcaggtAGACAGGAAGTCTGTCAGAGTCTGTCAGGTAAACAGGAAGTCTGTCaggtaaacaggaagtcagagtTTGTCAGGTAAACAGGAAGTCTGTCAGAGTCCatcatgtaaacaggaagtctgTCAGGTAAACAGGAAGTCATCCTCCGCTGGGTCCCAGCGAGGCCTCTGAGGAGCTTCTTTCTCAGCTCTCTTTGTCCTCCGTAGACTGAGAGTCTGGCAGCAGCTCCAGTCTGCTGAATCTCCAGAGTCTCTGTGGATAATCACCTTCACATGGAGAGAGAAAGGACGCTTCACCTCCTCCATTCACTgacaggatggagggaggaggaggaggaagaggaggaggagaggaggaggagaggaggagggtcaGCTGTGTCTGAAGTGGTGATAGTTAATGAGTCTCTCAGAGCTGTTAGACTGTTAGAGGCTCCGAGGTCGTTACTGGATATCTAAAGATATAATCAGATTTGGCCCGATgactttattaaaataaagacTACTtctactgtaacagagtatttctacactgtggtattagtacctttactgtaacagagtatttctacagtgtggtattagtactttggTCTCTtagattaataataatgaaccaTTCTGACTCCTGATATAAAGTTTGAATTAGTTTCTTGTTCACAGAGAAAACATCAGATGAGTCGAAGACGTCACAGTTTgaactctcttcctcctcctcctcctcctcttcctcctcctcctccttctcttcctcctcctcctcctcctcttccgcctcctcctcctcttcctcctcctcttcctcctcctcttcctcttcctcctcttccgcctcctcctcctcttcctcctcctcctcctcctcctctcctcttcctcctcctcctcctcttcaacaGGCTCGTTGTTCAGAGTCTCTGAAGTCTTTTGTCCTCtgagggaggacagagagagggacggaGGACATGcacacagtgtcttttcaaataaACCTTTTCACAGGAAGCGTCCGGTTGTTGTCGCTCGGTGACGCAGATCTGATGTGAATCAGGGTCAACGTACATTAAAGGGTTAATATCCCTCACTGTGCTTTAATGGtgatctctctcacacacacacgcacacgcacacgcacacgcacgcacacacacacacacacacacacacacacacacacacacacacacacacacacacacacacactgtgataaTCCTCTTACATCATCAGCAGCTCTGAAACGtttctcttcttcatctttGATGTGATGCAATGCGAGTACACGAGTACACGAGTACACGAGTACACGAGAACACGAGTACACGAGAACACGAGTACACGAGTACACGAGTACACGAGAACACGAGTACACGAGTACACGAGAACACGAGTACACGAGAACACGAGAACACGAGTACACGAGTACACGAGTACACGAGAACTCGAGTACACGAGTACACGAGAACACGAGAACACGAGTACACGAGAACACGAGTACACGAGTACACGAGTACACGAGAACTACTAACAGTGTAAAGTATATTTACTAAAGTACTGTACTAAAGGacaaggtacttgtactttccttgagtatttccatgttctgcttcTTTCTATACTTCTAtttaaaggagttaaaatgagTACAGCCATTGTCATTGTCTAGCTGTCCTCCAGAGGCCCTCAGACTTCCTGTCCCCGTCCCCGTCCCCGTCCCCTGACCCCTCAACCAACCCTCTCCACCCCCCCGtcagaataaaagtctgaaaaaagtctaaaagaaATGTCTTAAAACAGTCTGAAGAAGCCTTCGTATCCCACCTGGTGGATGGTCACACCTGTCTGTATGTGAACTGACTGTCTTCCAGCCACGGAGTCGGCAgacggcggtggcggcggcggcggcggcggcggcggcggcggcggcggtggcggcggcgtgGACGACCTGCCGGTTCCTCAGCAGATCCGGATCAGTAACATCACCTGTGATTCGTTCAAGATCAGCTGGGAGATGGAGAGCAGACGCAGAGAGAGGATCAGTCACTACTTCATCGACCTCAACAAGAAGGAGAACCAGAAGGAGAACAAGTTCAAACATAAGGTCGGTTCCACCAAACACAAGGTCGGTTCTAACAAACACCTGATCGGTTCCACAAAACATCTGATCGTATTTACATCATGTTCTCCACTTGGTTATCATCGTCTGAATTCTGACTggagcttctcctcctccttctcctcctcttcctcgtcctcctcttcctcgtcctcctcctcctcctcctcctcctcgtcctcctcctcctcttcctcgtcctcctcctcctcttcctcctcctcctcttcctcgtcctcctcttcctcgtcctcctcctcctcctcctcctccccgtcctcctcttcctcctcctcttcctcaggaTGTACCGACGAAGCTGGTGGCGAAGGCGGTTCCCCTGCCGATGACGGTGCGAGGTCATTGGTTCCTGAGTCCTCGTACAGAGTACACCGTGTCCGTCCAGACCGCCGCCAAACAGCCGGACGGAAACTACGCCGTCTCTCGGTGGAGCGAGATCATCGAGTTCTGCACCGCAGGTTGGACGAGAGGACAAAACGTCAAACAgctaaatattaatattcatattatcTCATCAATCTTTTAACCAACATCAGAACCACCAGAAACTCGTTTATTTAACCCTTTAAAGGACGGTTTGTTTACATCATGACACCGttgtctgtcactgagtgatgaagttacacgattggtcggcccgGTGTTGGAGTCTCCTCATTGGCCGGTTCTCtttgaaaaggcgggaacacaACCCCTGTGTGTATTATAGGTGTGTATTATAGGTGTGTATTATAGGTGTGTGTTATAGGTGTGTGTTCTCTGTGCAGATTACTCCTCCGTCCATCTGAACCAGCTGCTGCAGAAAGCCGAGGCGATCGCCGGCAGGATGCTGCCGTTCAGCGTCTTCTACAGGAACCAGCAGGAGGAGTACGTCCGGCaggccaggtgtgtgtgtgtgtgtgtcctgttgtGTCCTCTACCTGTCCAGGTGTGTTCTaacccaccccaccccccctgCGCTGTCAACAGCCCTTCGTATCGCTCCAGAGATGCTCAGTGCCGCCGCATGCTGCCGTCGGTTAAAGACAACAGCGGCAGCCACGGGTCACCCATCAGCGGCAAACTGGAGGGCGTCTTCTTCAGCTGCAACACCGAGTTCAACACAGGAAAACCCCCCCAGGACTCACCGTATGGACCCCACCGCTTCCAGGTACCGCCACAGACCCGGTACGGGACGATGGTTGTtttgttctgtgtcacttcagGGAATTTTAGGAAGTCCAACCAGAACTTCTAAACTGCTAAAGCTGCACCTGAACGTCACAATGTTGTTCCTGATGGAGATAAAACTCAACTGGTTTCTGGTCactccactggtttctggttgatccactggtttctggtcgctccactggtttctggtcgCTCCACAGGTTTCTGGTTAATCTGCTGGTTTCTGGTTGATCCACTGGTTTCTGGCTGATCCGCTGGTTTCTGGTCGCTCCGCTGGTTTCTGGTcgctccactggtttctggttgatCCACTGGTGTCTGGTTGAtccactggtttctggtcgCTCCGCTGGTTTCTGGTCGCTCCGCTGGTTTCTGGTTGATCTGCTGGTTTCTGGTTGATCCACTGGTTTCTGGCTGATCCGCTGGTTTCTGGTCGCTCCGCTGGTTTCTGGTcgctccactggtttctggttgatCCGCTGGTTTCTGGTCCCTCCGCTGGTTTCTGGTTAATCCGCTGGTTTCTAGTcgctccactggtttctggtcgctccactggtttctggtcgATCCAGGCAGAATAAGTAAATCTAACGCTGCGTTTGTTTCTGCACAGATCCGAGCCGCCGTCCTCTTCAACCAGAACACCAACGTGTACTTCGGGGATTTCTACTGCATGTACACGTCCTACCACTACGTCATCCTGGTCCTTGCTCCGGACGGCTCCGACGGAGACGCCTTCTGTAAAGGGAGGCTGCCAGCGCTAGACCGGTCCGACAACCGCCTTCTGAGCTGCACGGAAGAGGACGACGGCTCGCTGTCTTTCCGCCACGCCCAGGACGTCATCCTGGAGGTGATCTACACGGAGCCGGTGGACCTGTCTTCAGGGACGATGGCGCATATCAGCGGCCACCAGCTCATGAGTCAGTCCACCGCCAACGCCAAGAAAGACCCCAGCTGCAAGATCTGCAACATCAGCGTGGGACGTTAGCCGGACCGTCTGACGGGACGACCGGCTAGCTGCTAATAACtaaagacataaagacataGCTGGCTAGATGGTAGCTAAGTGCCGGTGATGCCGGGCCGGCTGGCAGGAAATTAATTGAACTAAATTCTAAATTTTGAATATGTATCAACATTTTATTACGAATGATTCTAGTATTATAAATCATCCGTTGGTCATCCAGAGTTCATAGTTAGCTCCGCTAAGGAGGTCATCGTTGTCTTTGTATCGGCTGGTTTCAGTTTGTCGGCAGGATTACGGAAAGAACGACCTGCCCAATTTTCATGAAACTGGGTGGAACAGTGTAACATGGGCCAAAGATGAACCCAATCTGGAGTGGATCTGGATCGTGGAGAGAGAACCGGATCCGGCGTTGGAGGCTCCCGTTCCCGCTTCCATtggtagcgtttcctttaactccgcctcccagccctcgctccagcctcggtctgcgtctcattcacatgaacggaggaaggaaataactctggattcagctataagttcattttataacttttaggacctgatgatttaaatgTGACGGAcgcggaagttgcagtaccgccgtttggcgaCTACGAAAGCCAGCATCAACAGCCGGCGCTCTTCCTCGGGGGCTTGATCTGAATCACAAGGCGGACACATTCATTATGTTTCACTCATGGAAGCGGCCTCGGcgaaggtctgcgctctccgagtgccccTCTAGTTCCAGATGTAACTGTGAAGGAGAATACAGAGCTGATGTGGAACCAGAACTTTACGGTTCtgttaaagaagaagaagaagaagaagaaaccccCAAAATGACTACAAGTCCAGCTTGTCGAGGAGGAGGatgactttcatccaggagaacgctgctcgtgttcacaacattcagtttaattttcactgtacTAACGTCGTAGTTTTCAGCCCAAACAtgttgttctttcctaaaccgaaCCAGAGTGAATCCaagcagatgtttttgtttaactcACGTCATTAATCACGTGTTTAGTGCGAGCGTAAAGTGGCGCCAAGGTGTCTGataaagcgtcagtatgtgacgggttgggatgagaacgtgctgAAAACTACCTGATACCTTTAATATTGTTCCTTCTGAGTATTTCTATCAGACACTAAACACAGCGGCAGCTCGTTGCTGATGTATTGTCAGATCAATTAAAACCATGTTGCTGCTAAATGTCTTTCTCcagatttattttaatcaagaTAAACACTGTCTGTTTAATTAACTGTGTTCTGCTTTCATGTCAGTTATGAATTGATGgctgtgaatgaatgtgtgaaAAGGTAGAAATATTGAATTAAAGTGACAGTCCTGCCTTTAAAACCTCAGAGTAAAAATACTGAATTATCAAGCATAACTCCGTACCATCACTGTTGTGTATGGAGGATGgagcctgccaaaataaaaataaataaatgaataaatatgtcactaaatttagcaaaaataatatttaaaattaatgtaaccattaattaattggtAAAATGTAAcgtgtaatgtaatgttttttatttgtttctttatttatttatctttgtattaattcccttatttatttactgttctgtttaattttcccttttatttatttatgtatttcttttttatagacttttaaatgtattatttttgcatttattcgtTTATTTTTGTGAggttgaaaaaaattaattaataaaaataaatacatttaaaaataaatattaaataaataaaaaataaatgcaaaaataattaagCAAAGacgtgaaaaaaataaataaataaatggaaaaatctataaaaaataaaaacatacataaataaaagggaaaagtataattaaaataataaatatttatttttaaatgtatgtatttattcatttatttatttttcaacctcacaaaataaataaatatataacaaatttaaaaataaatcaatttaaaaattgatcaaaataaatacacaaataaatatataagggaataaatacaaagatgaataaataaagaagcaaattaaaacagaaatatcaatatatggcacattttatcaattaattaatggccacatttatttttaatgttatctttgttatatttaatgacatatatatttatttattcattgatggagttatttatttttcataactATCTAGAGCTATATACAGAATAATGTTGTACCTGGAGGGTGAACCCACCTGAAAgtaaaatatattgtaattattattatagttattaagACACAGTGGAGCCGCTGCTTCTTCAGATTTGTGTTAACTTCTTTATTTATAAGATTACAAATTATGAAACATCACAATTCATCAACGCAGTTTCCTTTAATGATATGAAACCCCTCCAGAATACCCACAATCCTCTCTGCTCATCACAGATTAGTAGTTTCTTGTTTCCAGGTCAATTAGAGAACGCACAATAACTCAATACAAACAGCGTCTGGATATTTATTCTCTCTCCTGGTATAAAAATAAGTTCTAAGTGCTTCACACACTTTAATACTGTCTCTGCTTTGGCATGTTCACAGCTCGGATGTCGGCGCATCGTAAAACTCTCCAGAAACACTTAAATAGAGGAAACACGTCGGACTGAAGGATCGGTTGTCTGCGTTCGTTATTATCGGGAACAAAGACGATGTCGCGCAATTTCAATGTTCTTATTTTGACTTTCAAATCGAAAGTGGAAAAACTGCAATGTTTTCTTGCAGACTGTAAACAGACACCCTGGTCTtttaaaaatgacgttcccatacaacgaaacttcATCGTCAATCACGTTTATTATTAGGGAAACATATTTCTCCTGTATTatgtttgtctttgacgtatcacaaatacgtttctaatCATAGTCTGCGAacaaacaccagagtttcaccaggagaccgctgttcgtgtcccgtgtgaaaccagaagtcaacattgatttattttaggtTACGAACGTTACATCCAGCTCAGTCGCagagcagtttgtgaaatagtcacataATCGAATGTACTGATtcgtacatagacatgaatttcacctttttttttcatgattatcagcacgaaatcaattcgtatgtaatccatgtaattgtgaaccaggaagtgtaaagagtggtgaacgccacgtagggaggaggtcgggatggatgggtgggttaaaaaacaccagactttcaccaggagaccactatggtgccccgtgtgaggccagaagtcaacattgatttatttgtcacgtaacttccgtacttcagttccagcacttctggagttattttaacccaaaccgccatcttttcttaaacctaactaagtcgttttgttacctaaacctaactaagtcgatcttttcctaaacctaactaagtattttatattgaaaaaactggagtggaaattgacacgtcacatgttgctggacattcgtaggaaaatgcacaaaaatatgttgttgaaagtcgtgtccATGtccacgaatcaaatagataaaatTTTGTGACTACTTCAGGAACTcacgtgagactgtgttggtacTAATAACTTAACAAAcgcacttattttaagccaaaccatcataaagtcattttgttgcgtttttttgttttgtttcaattcacaacgttaaccacgagTTCAAAACTGCGACTGTAAACCGGGAGAAACGTTTATTACGATTAAGTTTCCCTCGAAAAGTAATCGAGGATGCAATTTAGATGTTTGGGgacgtcatttttaggagaccaggttGAAACAGAAGATGATTTTAATGAGGAAACTGATTTAATTTTGATTGTCATTGGCTCAGATTGATTTTTCTGTCAAATCCACTACGTCTTCTTTGTAACCACCAAAAGCTTTAGTTGGCTGCCTTTAAGTGTTTCAGTTGTCTAACCCTAAACCATCACTTATTAACCGTGACTACAATCCCGACTACGAGAGAATCTTCTAACTATGAACGTAATCTGGGGTTTGAGGTTCCCGTTTGGCGGCAGGTTTAAAACATCCAGAGACAAGTTTTAGCAGCtggctgatgtttttttttagtagaaTCGGAACAAACGACACACGAAGTGAACATGAAAATACTGAAACATGGAAAAGAAATATCAACCAAAAcgacggtgaagacctgaagcTGGTGTTTCTGTTCCTGTTCTGAGGTTTAACATTCAggtgttattttttaaatatgatgATTAAACGTCATTAGTGCAGATCTACAGGTCGTAATGAAATATGACGGCAGAAAAACTGAACAGATTTCCTCAAAGCATCGTGTTGAAGATGAGGGAGAAAAAGACACAAAGTTCAGATGTACGAGATCTAAAAACTACATATTCACAGTTTGTAGAACTACAAAGTCTAGAATGCCTCAGTGACTAAAACAGGGTCTCCGTTTTAAAATCCGACTGTATCTTCAGACAGTCAACAGACTGCCAGGGAAAAACTACAGTCTGCAGTTGAAAGGCACTCAAGAGAACTACAACTCCCAGTTATCTCTGAGATAACAACACAGGGTtacaacaaataacaaaatctATTTATCTGATTCAGTTTTTGAATATTGTAAAAATACgagaaacatgcaaaaaaaaatgctttaaaacaATTCCAACCTACAGCCAATCACAGGCTGTCTGCCAGCTACTTAAtcaatcacaaaataatcacagacATGTACGTACGCGTAATTCAGAGACGGATAatatgaagaaagaaaaatagatgTGACGGGTGAGGAATTTGTTTCAGGGCGACTGACGAGTCCGAAACGTTTTCCAGCAGCGGTTTTTGTCCACAGTGGTTTTGTCTTCCTGTAAAAGCTGCAGCGTAAAGGTGCATTCCCACTATTCTGCTTTAGTTTTTATTAGAAATAACAGATGAAACTAATGAAAGGAAAGGAGTCCATTCATTCCCACTAACCTGCTTTAGTTTTGGTAGAAATAACTGATGAAACTAATTCATTCCCACAGAACTTTTAaactgattttgttttattaccgccgccaaggccaaaggggaggggtggggggggcagcgacgtacatgaaacctgccttggcggaggtctgcactctccgagtgcacttctatttttttttttttttttaaagcagtttAGTGTGACTGCGTCTTGAGCTGTGAGTGTTTTTCCTCGTTGGAAACCGCTCTTCTAGAAAACGCCGTATCCGTCGGAGTGGCGCGTCGCCACAGCGAAGGCGGGGTATCCCTCGTAGGTGGTGTAGGCGGTCAGGTCCTGACCCAGAGATACAGCCTGCTTCAGCTGGGAGGCGACCGCAGATGCCGCCGGGCTTGCCAGAGTGTAACCTTGAGAGAGACGAGACCAAAACTCACAACCTTCATCAATGAGTCCTGAACTTCACTAGAAAATGTGTTGATGATGTTTGGAAAGTTAGTAACCTGCTGCCACAGAGCTTCATCACAGACAGATGTGTGAGAGGACAACTCGATGTTTTAATgcaacactacacatccagtaaaggatggaaacactttgggtttcacatattgacaggaaaagcagagctagacagagcagagctaaagctgcatgctaactctgctAAAAAGGCCAAAACATATctgaaaaaaggcagaaaaaatgccaaagtgtGTCTGAAATATGGCCCAAAAACAGAACGAAACATGTTCAAACAATAGtctgaaatatgtccgaaatgtttccaaaaaaaaggctgaaaaaggcagtaaatgtctgaaaaaaagagcaaaaaagtTAGCAGGAagcgttatggtatggaggtaacgttatggtatggaggtaacgttatggtatggaggtaacgttatggtatggaggtaacgttatggtatggtggtaacgttatggtatggtggtaacgttatggtatggcggtaac
It encodes:
- the LOC119479200 gene encoding phytanoyl-CoA hydroxylase-interacting protein-like isoform X1, which codes for MMSFFPLCPADVSLGFNPLSSLDVTVMDPPHSSLNSPSLELNRLRLSDGQATESADGGGGGVDDLPVPQQIRISNITCDSFKISWEMESRRRERISHYFIDLNKKENQKENKFKHKDVPTKLVAKAVPLPMTVRGHWFLSPRTEYTVSVQTAAKQPDGNYAVSRWSEIIEFCTADYSSVHLNQLLQKAEAIAGRMLPFSVFYRNQQEEYVRQASPSYRSRDAQCRRMLPSVKDNSGSHGSPISGKLEGVFFSCNTEFNTGKPPQDSPYGPHRFQIRAAVLFNQNTNVYFGDFYCMYTSYHYVILVLAPDGSDGDAFCKGRLPALDRSDNRLLSCTEEDDGSLSFRHAQDVILEVIYTEPVDLSSGTMAHISGHQLMSQSTANAKKDPSCKICNISVGR
- the LOC119479200 gene encoding phytanoyl-CoA hydroxylase-interacting protein-like isoform X2, giving the protein MMSFFPLCPADVSLGFNPLSSLDVTVMDPPHSSLNSPSLELNRLRLSDGQATESADGGVDDLPVPQQIRISNITCDSFKISWEMESRRRERISHYFIDLNKKENQKENKFKHKDVPTKLVAKAVPLPMTVRGHWFLSPRTEYTVSVQTAAKQPDGNYAVSRWSEIIEFCTADYSSVHLNQLLQKAEAIAGRMLPFSVFYRNQQEEYVRQASPSYRSRDAQCRRMLPSVKDNSGSHGSPISGKLEGVFFSCNTEFNTGKPPQDSPYGPHRFQIRAAVLFNQNTNVYFGDFYCMYTSYHYVILVLAPDGSDGDAFCKGRLPALDRSDNRLLSCTEEDDGSLSFRHAQDVILEVIYTEPVDLSSGTMAHISGHQLMSQSTANAKKDPSCKICNISVGR